The genomic interval TAAGTGAGACAACTGCAAACGATACATTCAATTATTGGTTTCCAATTCTAGGAGAATTATTACCACCAAGCCTACTTGAGCAGGTAAAAAAAAACTCAAGTGACTACCAAGTTGTTCAAGAAATTTTAACCGAGTTTGAGCTAATAGTAGATAGCTATGAACAGCCAAGAGAGCGGCCTGGGGAATATGAAGAGCAAAAAGAATATTACTCTGGCAAAAAGAAAAACCATACTATGAAAAATCAAATTATCGTTTTACCTGAGGGGAAAGATATTATTGATGTAGTAGCAGGAAAACCAGGAACAAAAAGTGACATCAATTTATTTCGGGAACATCAAAAAGGATTTGACCCCAATCAGAGGTTTCATGGTGACAAAGCATACGCAGGAGAAGAATCAATCAAGACCCCAACGAAAAAGCCAAAAAAACAAGAATTAACTCCGGAACAAAAAGAACGAAATAAAGAATTGGCCAAGGAACGAATATTTGTTGAACATTTAATTCGTGTCGTGAAAATATTCCGAGTAGCCCAAGAACGGTTTCGGTTAAATCCTAATAAATATGAACAAATAATTATGACTATTTGTGGACTTGTAAGACTCCGACTTGGAACCTTAGTTTTCTCATCATAAAAGAGCGGAATAATTCTCAAGTACAATTCCTGTACATAGCCACTTATTTTTGCCCTCTTCTTAATAAGAAACATCTCAAACCCTTATTGTTACGTGTTGTCTAGCTCACTTTTGGAATTGGCGATTGCGCGAAGCGCAGTGCCCCTTGGGCAATCGCACGCTAAAAGTCACTTCGGCAAACAATTTGAGTATTTTCGGAGATGTCTAATGGCATAATCTCGGTGAGCAGGAAGTTGCTCGGCGTTTAGACACAAATCTAGACACAGGTTTAACCACTCCTCTTGTGACAAAAAAACGAGAGCGTTTTGGTTCTAACGAACTCAAGAGTAAACCTGGAAAAAGTCCGTTGGTGCGATTTTTCTTGCAATTTAACCAACCGCTGCTGTATATCTTGTTAATTGCGGGAGCAATCAAGGCGTTGCTAGGGCAGTGGGTGAATGCTTGGGTGATTTGGGGTGTCACTCTGATTAACGCTATTATTGGTTTTGTTCAAGAATCTAAAGCTGAAAGCGCAATCGCAGCCTTAGCTTCCTCAGTTCAAACAAACGCAACCATTCTCCGCAATGGTGCAAAGGTGCAAGTTCCTTCCACCGAATTAGTCCCAGGCGATGTGGTGCTTCTCACGTCTGGAGACAAGGTACCAGCCGATTTGCGTCTTGTGCAAGTACGAAATCTGCAAGTTAATGAATCAGCCCTCACTGGGGAATCTATCGCCATTGAAAAAAACACGCAACCTCTAAACCCAGATGCACCATTAGCAGAACGTACCAACATGGCTTATGCTGGCAGCTTTGTGACGTTTGGCACTGGTAGGGGTATTGTTGTTGCTATTGGAGAGGCAACAGAAACTGGGCGCATATCCCAACTCATAGAGCAAGGAACCAGCCTGAAAACCCCATTAACCCGTAAATTTGACAAATTTAGCCACACTTTGCTGTACATCATTTTAGGGATAGCGGCGCTTTTGTTTGCAGTCGGGCTAGGATACGGCTACTCTTGGGGAGAAATGTTTGAAGCAGCCGTCGCCTTTGCTGTGAGTGCCATTCCTGAAGGATTGCCTGCTGTAGTAACAGTCACGCTGGCGATAGGTGTTTCCCGCATGGCACGCCGTCACGCAATTGTTCGCAAGTTACCAGCGGTGGAAACTCTCGGCGGTGCCACAGTTATCTGCTCGGATAAAACTGGCACCCTAACTGAAAACCAAATGACGGTACAAGCAATTTATGCAGGTGATAAATCTTATACAGTCAATGGTGTGGGGTATGCTCCACAAGGAGAAATTTTGCTAGATGATAAGCCAGTGAATTGGAATAATTCTCCTACCATTAAGGAATGTCTCAAAGCCGGATTGTTATGTAATGATTCGCACTTGGAAAAAAAAGATGAGCAATGGCTGGTTGTTGGCGATCCCACAGAAGGAGCTTTGATAGCTGTTGCCAATAAAGTTTTACTAACTCGTAGCGGCTTAGAAGAGGAAATGCCTAGGCTGGATGCCATTCCATTTGAGTCTGAGTTTCAGTACATGGCAACTTTGCATGAAACTTTGTCATTAGCAAGTGACACTAGACACAAAACTATCTACGTTAAGGGTTCGGTAGAGGCTATTCTCAATCGTTGTCAGCTTTGGTTGGATGCTGAGGGAAACCTTAGCCCTGTGGAAGCAGAAACTGTGCATCAGGAAGTTGATGCAATGGCGAACCTTGGTTTACGGGTGCTAGCTTTTGCGAAGAAATCTGTGTCAGAGACTCAAGACACGCTGGATCATGCAGACATCAAACAGGATTTGATTTTCTTAGGGTTGCAAGGGATGATTGATCCGCCCCGAAAAGAAGCAATAAAAGCTGTGGAAGCCTGCCAAGAAGCTGGGATTCAGGTAAAGATGATTACAGGCGATCATGCTGTCACAGCAGCTGCCATTGCTTCTCAAATGGGCTTTAATCAAAATGGCGAAGTTCTTGCCTTCACAGGGCGTGAACTTGCTCAAATGGACAAACAAGAACTTGCCACAGCAATAGAAGATGGGGTGGTGTTTGCCCGTGTCGCACCAGAACAGAAACTTCGTATCGTTGAAGCACTACAGTCTAAAGGCGAAGTCGTTGCTATGACGGGGGATGGTGTCAACGATGCACCCGCCCTCAAACAAGCGGATATTGGTATTGCGATGGGGGGTGCTGGGACTGAGGTGGCGAAAGAAGCCTCGGACATGATTTTGACAGATGATAACTTCGCCTCCATAGAAGCTGCGGTGGAGGAAGGGCGAACGGTTTATCGGAATTTACTTAAGGCGATCGCCTTCATTCTCCCAGTCAACGGTGGCGAATCGATGACGATTTTGATTAGTGTACTGCTTGCTAGAGAGTTACCAATTTTGTCTTTACAAGTTCTGTGGCTAAATATGGTGAATTCCATCGCCATGACTGTACCATTAGCCTTTGAGCCAAAGTCTGTTGGGGTGATGCGACAACCTCCACGTAAACCCAATCAACCGTTGCTCTCCAAAAGTTTAGTACAGCGCATCTTGGCAATTTCTGCCTTTAACTGGATTTTAATTTTTGGCGTCTTTGAATGGATG from Mastigocladopsis repens PCC 10914 carries:
- a CDS encoding IS5/IS1182 family transposase, translating into MYFYQTIVGSLFEHIQHHPLDAQRLIGLKYEQLEQLLEQAREVHNQKQVSSESKKVRIIAGGGGRRPKLSLEEQIILTLTYLRHLTTFQLLGIQFGVSETTANDTFNYWFPILGELLPPSLLEQVKKNSSDYQVVQEILTEFELIVDSYEQPRERPGEYEEQKEYYSGKKKNHTMKNQIIVLPEGKDIIDVVAGKPGTKSDINLFREHQKGFDPNQRFHGDKAYAGEESIKTPTKKPKKQELTPEQKERNKELAKERIFVEHLIRVVKIFRVAQERFRLNPNKYEQIIMTICGLVRLRLGTLVFSS